The genome window ATCCGGCGCGGCTGCAGCGGGTTGACCTTGATTTTTTTTACGGCAACTTTTGTTATGCCGCCGGAATCCGGCGCCGGAACACCCGCTGCCGCCGGCGCAATAACTCTTTTTTCCTGAATTAATATGTTTAACCCGCGTGGCCCGAGTCCGGTTTTTTGTTTTGCCATAAGTTACTCCGCTTTAAAGCCGTGATTTGATTGCTGATTTAAACAGGTGGACGTGGATATTTCAATCGCGTTTCGGAACGAAGTGAACGATGGTGAAGTCATTCAGATAAAATAACAGAATTCTTGCAGATGGAAAAATCTGGATTTACCGCCAGGACAGCCGGGAAATTTATCCGCAAATTACGCAGAGGGAAAAAAAGCGCCGCGGAAAATGAAGTCGGCAAGGCGCGCAGTCCCTTGCGCGCCGATCGTTTGAATGATTCAATATTGTAATGGATGGCGCGGCGCGCCATCTCTACCCGTGACGTGCGGCGGTCAAGGGACTGACCGCCCTACCGGATACGGTTTTCCCAAACATACGGCCAATCAGCCGGAGATTGAACGAAACCGGCACGCACAGGGTTCATACGAATGTATCCGGCTTTTTCTATGTAACTGTCAGTGGCTCGCATCCGGTGATCAAAAAAATCACGCTGCCAGTTTATGCCGTAAGCGCGTTTGGTGTAATGCTTCCAGTTTTTAATACTTTTCTGCATTCCCGGCTCACGCGCAAAACTGATGATGGCATGAAGATGATCAGGCATAAATAACAGAAGATGAATCCAGAGTTCCCGCCGGGTTTGCAGAAACATAAACGAATCTTTCAGTTGTCCGGCAACAGGTTGCTTGCAAAGTGAGTTTTCTGCGCGATTTCGCACGCAAATGGTAATGAAAAAATCAGCGCCGTCCGGCACCCATGATGGAATTCCATGCGGCAGTTTTTTACGTTTAGGCAGCATAACCATTCTTTAAAAGTTTCTGCAATGTAAGTCAAATAAGAAATGGTAGGGCGCGCAGTCCCTTGCGCGCCGGTCGTTTGAATGATTCAATATGATAATGGATGGCGACGGCGCGCCATCTCTGCACGTGACGTGAAGCGGTCAAGGGACTGACCGCCCTACCGGATACGGGTTTCCCCAAACATACGGCCAATCAGCCGGAGAACCTCTTTTCAATTGTGCGAAACTTTTTGTGCGTTATCGAAATGGTAGGGCGCGCAGTCCCTTGCGCGCCGATTGTTTGAATGATTCAATATGATTATGGATGGCGCAGCGCGCCATCTCTGCCCGTGACGTGCGGCGGTCAAGGGACTGACCGCCCTACCGGATACGGTTTTCCCGAACATACGGCCAATCAGCCGGAGAACCTCTTTTTAATTGGGCGAAACTTTTGTACGTTATCAATAAGAAATGGTAGGGCGCGCAGTCCCTTGCGCGCCGATCGTTTGTTGGTAAGGCGCGCAGTCCCTTGCGCGCCGGTCGTTTGAATGATTCAATATGATAATGGATGGCGACGGCGCGCCATCTCTGCACATGACGTGCGGCGGTCAAGGGACTGACCGCCCTACCGGATACGGGTTTCCCAAACATACGGCCAATCAGCCGGAGAACCTCTTTTCAATTGGGCGAAACTTTTTGTGCGTTATCGAAATGGTAGGGCGCGCAAGGGACTGCACGCCCTACCGAAGCGGGGCATAGATACCCCCGAGTAAACTCGGGGTTCTTTTTTCATCACAGCTCCTCTCAGAGCTGACCTGACCGCCGCGAAACTTTGCGTTCGCGGCAATCAGGAGGCTCATTCATCCACGGCTAAAGCCGTGGTGTTCTGTCTTCGACCGCATAAAAAAACCGGCGAAAAAAATAACGCCGGTTTTTTTGGGAGACGGTTTAGCTTACAAAGCGTAGTGCAGTTTTTTACGCCGGTTGCTTACCCAGGTCAGCACACCGCCAACAAACATCAGCAGTACGGCTGCCGGTTCGGGTATAATAGTCCATGCAAGATCGGGATTCGAAGCAATTGCGTTTCGAACAGCAGCTTGGCTCAAAGTAAAGGACGGATCGGGAGCAACTCCTGATTTTGACGTAATTCCAGTTATCTCAAGATATCCGTACCGTCCTACTGCATCTACTGCTGTGTATACACGATAGATAAATTCATAATTTGTTTGAGCGGAAAGTGTCAAATTATCAACTATTGTCGCAGGATTTGTTTGGTATCCTCCAGGAGGTGCGGGATTCCCATCTATTCGATACGACCCAATGCCTAATGTGGCCAGGAACGTTTCAGTTAACCCGATTGCGCTAGATGAATAAAAAATATCAACGTACCAGTCTGAAAAATCAGTATGATTTGCAGAAAATTCATCCAAACGGGCATCGTATACATTCATATATGCCCTAGCTATAGTGATGGTATCTGCCGTTATCTGTTGAAGACCAAAACACGCAACAAAAACAACTAATAGTCCTTTTTTCATCTAGAATTCCTTTTGGCTAAGTTCTGTCAATTATAAATTTTTTGCAACGATATTTGTTTATTTGATAATGATAAATACCAAAATCCTTTACCCATATCCAAAACAGGTGGAACGGTATCTATTGGACCTGTCCAGTTTTCCCAACACTCATCCAAAGAGTTCGCCCACCCGACTGCACCATCGTAACCTACAAAATACGCATACTCAACAAATTTTTGAGTGTTAGGATCCCATAACTGTATCCTATCTGAGGTTTCCCATTCTGGACTTCCTGTCACTCCAGATATAATATTACTCGTAAAGGAAATTGAGGCGCTATACGGATATGCAATCATATTGAATCCTTCTTCGAGATCAATATTTGTAGAGTCATTTGTGTACACTGAGCCAGAAACGATGATTCTCGGAGTCTTTTCTGAAGACGGTGCGGTTACATACCACACTCCAATTCCTCTACCTAGCGTGTTTGTGAGTTGTATGGAAAAAGGCCCTGTCCAGTTTTCCCAGCATTCATCAAGCGGATCCGCCCAACCAAAATAAGTATTGTCAAAATAGTCAACAAACAATCCGTATATAATATATTTTTGCGTATGATTATCCCATAAGTACAATTTATCTGCACTATCCCATTCTGTCGATGTGTTATAATCAGTTAAATGTTTGATGGTGTCTTGTACTTTAATATCCTCATTTGTTCCCATAAAATGGGTGAAAGATATCATTTCATATTGTCCATCCGGCATAGCAGGAACTCTTGAAAACCCAACGATATCCGCAGTTGATTGAGCGTATGAAGCAACAGTGATGAGACCTGCTGCGCTTAAAAGTAAAATTAATTTTTTCATGCTGCTATATTCTCTTTTTCTTCTATTTTTAACTTTCTGATTATCTGCACCCGCATCATTCAGTTGTTTTTTTGATAAAAACAATACTAATGTAGCCGTTACGTTCGAGCCGATCAACCGTTTTTTGTAGAAAAAATCAGTTTTTTTGTACTGCGTCAGATGTGTTATTTTACGATATAAAGCATTGATGGATAGGGTATTTTAAAATTATTTGGATGTATAAACCCCGTATTGAGGATTTCTGCAGCTTACTTTATAGACGTATTTTTTGTAGGGGAAGTTCTCACACTGTAAAAATTTATGATGTAAGGGCAGCAGGGAAAGACCTGAAGAGAAAGCTGCCTGACAAAAATCGTGATCCCACAGGACTGTCCCGTCAGATCAAATCGTGATGAACACATTTGAATTTAAAGTTTGTGAATTTTCCCGCTTCGCTGCCCGATTACGGCAAACCCTTCTCTGGATGTGTTTTTTGGCTGTAATTTTATTTTTAAACATCGGCGCGCGGATACGAACCCAGTACATGCATGACGGCACAGTGGCGCGCGAATATTTTGAGTGCAATTTTCACTTCCGGTGTTTCAGCGTGACCCTCGAAGTCGACGAAGAAGTAGTACTCCCACGCTTTGCTGCGGCTCGGGCGCGATTCAATTTTTGTCATGTTAATGCCGCCGGCTTTCAGTGCTTCGAGTGCATCGTGCAGTGCACCGACCTGATCTTTGAGTCCAAAATAGATCGATGTTTTATCGCTGCCGGTCGGATCGGCGGCGTTGTGTCCGATCACCAGAAAGCGCGTTGTATTACCGCTGGCGTCCTGAATATGCTCGGCGATCACAGAGAGTCCGTACAGCTCAGCTGCCAGCGGGCTCGCGATCGCGGCAGCATCGCTCTTTGCCGCTATTCCCGCTGCAAATGCGGTGCTGTTAACGGCTTCATATTCGATGCCGGAAAGATTTTCGGCGAGCCACCGGCGGCACTGCCCGAGAGCTTCCTGCTTGCTGCATACGCGCGAAATTTTTTCTTTCGGCACGGATGCAAGCAGCGCCAGCGAAACCGGCAGATAAATTTCGGCACAGATTTTAAGATTAGTACCGGTGAATTGATCAAACGTATGCGTTACCGCGCCTTCAATTGAATTTTCGATCGGTACGACGCCGTAATCGGCGGCGCCGTTTTCCACCGCCGCGAAAACATCAGCGATGGTCGCGGCGGGATGATACCCCACGCTTGCGCCGAATTTCAAATGCGCCGCCTGATGCGTGAATGTTGCCGGCGGGCCGAGATAGGCAATTTTCAGATTGCTTTCGAGCGCGAGCGATGCGGACATGATTTCTCGGTAGATCGCACGCGCTGCATCGTGCGGCAGCGGACCGCCGTTCAGTTTTTCAATCCGCTTGAACACCTCCCGCTCGCGCGCCGGGACATAAATTTCGCCGCCCTGCTCTTTTTTAATTTTGCCGACTTCGAGCGCAACTTTTACGCGCTCATTCAGCAGCTTCACAAGCTCTTCGTCGAGCGAATCAATTTTTTTTCTTAGGCTTTCCAGATTCATAACCAATTTATTTCCGCCCACGAATCACACGAATCAACACGAAAAAACGGATTTAAGATTCGTGAACATTCGTATGATTCGTGGGAAATTTTATTCCTCATCCTCATCTTCATTATCAAGATCGTCTTCATCATCGTCGAATTCATCTTCGTCGTCAAACTCGTCCTCGTCATCACCAAACTCGTCGTTGTCAGCGAATTCTTCGGGGGGATCGGTCAGATCTGACTGATCAGACAGATCTGACTGATCAGGTTTTTCAACTTCTTCGACCTCAATTTCTTCTTCCGCTTCATCTTCAAACAGCAGCGGGGTGGCATTTTCTTCTTCACGTTTTTCGAGCTCTTTTTCGATCGCCGGAATCTGCTTGGTTTTTGTTTTTGCCCCGGGTTCAATTTCAACGCGCTTTAATTCGTCCATGCCCGGCAGATCATCGAGGCTGCGCAATCCGAAATGTTCCAGAAAGCGCTGTGTGGTTCCGAACAGCCAGGGGCGCCCCGGCAGTTCGCTGCGCGCGACCACTCTGACAAGCTGCATTTCAACCAGATTCCGCAGGACCTGATCGACCGCCACGCCGCGTACAGATTCAATTTCAGAACGCAGTACCGGCTGGCGGTAGGCGATAATCGCCAGCGTTTCGAGCGCCGGCTTTGACAGTTTCGTCGTACGATCTTTATCCAGCAGCGTACGCACCCACGGGCCGCAGCTGATTTCGTTTTGCAAACGGTATCCGCCGGCGATTTCGGCAACGCAGAGTCCGGTGCCGCCGCGGTTGAGTTCGTCTTTCAGCGCTTCAACGGCTTCGTCGATCTCTTTCTCTTTAATCGCGCCGAATGGCTCATACGCACCGCCGTAGTGCGCGCCGGCATCCGTCAGTACTTTGCGGATCTCTTTGACCGTGAGCGGTTTTTTTGCGGCGAACAGCAGCGCGCCGATAATCTGCTTGAGTTCAGGAAGTATCTCTACACCGCTCATATCTGTATTTCCTCCGCCGGAGTCCCCTCTTCCATCCGCACCGGCGCCGGGTCTTCACCGCCCTCCGTCTGTTCGATAACAATTTCTTCAAAATGGCCGTCCTGCCGCGCGGTCAAGCGGTTCAGCTTGATCAGCTCCAGCACCGCCAGAAATGTACAGACGATCTCCTGCCGCGAGCGCATATTACGAAATATCCTGCCAAGCGTCAGCGGCTTCCCGTTTTTCGTCACTTCAAGAATATAGTCCACTTTTTCACTGATTGTAAACTGCTCGGCAAAAATTTCCTGCAATTCTTCCTTCGGCGCACGGTCGAGTGCTTTATTCAGCGCCGCAATCAGATCAAAAATGCTGACGTCCTGCATGCCGACGTCCGGCTGTGCGCCGAGTTCAACGTGTTCGCCTTCACGCAGAAAAACATTTTCCTGAATTTCTTCCAGATGTCCCAGAAAACCGGCGGCATCTTTAAATTTTTTATATTCGACCAGCTGCCGGACAAGATCCCAGCGCGGATCCTCTTCATCGTCCTCTTCCACCGGACCGCGCTCTTCGTCCGGCAGCAGCATCCGGCTTTTAATCACCATCAGCGTCGCCGCCATCACAATAAAGTCGCCGGCGATTTCGAGATTCAGAATTTTCATCAGCTCGAGATATTCCATGTACTGCGTGGTAATACGGTTGATGGGAATATCATAAATATCCAACTCTTCTTTTTTGATGAGATAAAGCAGCAGATCGAGCGGTCCTTCGAATACTTCGAGACTGACCTTATATTCCTCGTTCGGCAGTAATTCAGGCGTATGCATTTATTCCGGAATAATGAGCTGAAGTCCGTTGATTTTCAAGAAATGCCGATCGCGAGTAATCAGCGGCGATTTTTCGGCGCAGGCCGCCGCCGCAATCCAGATATCGTTCACCGGCAACGGCGTTCCGTTGCGGAGCAAATCGGCCCGCAGCAGCGCGTAATATTCCGCGACATAAGGAGACGTTGGAAGAATATCCACTGACCGCTGCGACAAAAACTGATCAAGCCGGCGACGGTTTTCCGCTTCCCGGCAGCCAAGAACAAACCCGAAAAGGAGTTCGCCTAAAACGACTACCGGAACGCGGATGGAATCAAATTCCGCCAGCAGATTTTTCGTGGAGAGTTCACCTCGAAATAAATCGCTCATTATATTTGTATCAACAACTGCGGATCTCACTCCCACATCTCCGGCTCAATCACCCGCGCGCTGTTGATTGCTTCTGTAACCTTGCGATACTCCTCATCATCCCATGTGCCGAAAATCGAACTGAAATCAATCTTACTTTTCTTCTCTGCCCCGTCCATATAACCTTTTTCGGCAACCGGCTCATTCAGCGTGTCCGGAACATCATCAATCGGCACCAGTTTCGCGATTTTTTTACCGGCGCGCTCAATAATGACATTTTCGCGGCGGATCGAAACCAGATTAAGAAGTTCACCCAGATTTTGACGGGCTTTGACTGCTGAAACTGTAATACTCACAATGCACCTCCAATGGACATAACCATATCAATTGACATGATCACGTCAACTATTCCAGTCCAACAGCTTTGCGTGCGGCTTTCAAAGTTTTATGTGCTTCAACGCGTGCTTTTGCCGCGCCTTTTTGCAAAACCTCTTCAACGTAATCCATGTTCTTCTCGAGCTCGGCGCGTCTGGCGCGCAGCGGTGTGAAATAGTCGTTAATCATCGCGAGCAGCTCTTTTTTCGCAGTGCCGTAGCCGAAACCGCCGGCGCGGTAACGCGCCGCCAGATTCGCCGCCTCGGCATCAGACGCAAACAGTTTATAGAGCGCAAACGCTGTGCACGCGTCCGGGTTTTTGGGATCTTCGAGCGGCGTGCAGTCCGTCACGATTTGCATCACGCGTTTTTTAAGCGCCGCCGGATCGCCGAAAATTTCCAGCGTATTACCGTAGGATTTTGACATTTTCTGTCCGTCGACGCCCGGAACCACCGCGACGGATTCACGAATGGACGGCTCCGGAATCTTAAATGTTTCGCCGAACTCGTTATTAAACTTCATTGCCAGATCGCGCGTGATTTCAACATGCTGTTTCTGGTCGCGCCCCACCGGTACAATGCCCGCCTGCACAATCAGAATGTCCGCCGCCATCAGCACCGGATAAGTGAACAGGCCGTGACTCGCCGCAAACCCCTTCGCCACTTTATCCTTATAGGAATGGGCGCGCTCCAGCAGCCCCATCGGACAGATGACCGACAGCAGCCAAGTTAATTCCTGAACTTCCGGCAGATCGCTCTGCCGGTAAAACGCCGTGCGCTCCGGATCAAGGCCGGCGGCGAGAAAGTCAAGCGCAACATCTTTTACCTGTTCGCGCAGCAGCGCTGCATTATGCACCGTTGTCAGCGCATGATAATCGGCAATGAACAAAAACGCCTCGCCCTCATTCTGCAGCTCCAGCGCCGGTTTCATCATGCCGAAATAGTTGCCGAGATGCAGTTTTCCTGACGGCTGAATTCCTGAAAGTATTCTCATTCCAAACTCTCCATTCCGGCACAAAAATCCCGCCGGACTTAAAACTTTTGAATCATAAAGGCTTGCGGCTTCAGTTCAACCAAAATAGTCATTGCGGCACAGCGCGAAACGAAATACTTACGGAAGATATACCGCCTAATGATTTTTTAACGTGTGCAGGAATGCTTCACGCAGCTCGGGAACAGAAAAACCGGCGGTGTCGATTTCGGTATAGCGCCGGCCGATGTGTTCCGGAGCATGGGCATCGGAAGATTGAATCACCGGCCAGCGCGCGGCAGTTTTTTTATCGATCATTTGCCGGTTTACCGCTTCAAGTGCGTCGTAAGGAAGTTCCGGCAGAAATCCGAGCACATTGAGCGCGCCGTACATTTCACGGTCGATATGCGCCGGAATACACAGCGCGCCGGCGGCGAGCGCCATGGGAATCAGATCAAAATATGAAATATCGGCGGCATAAACCAGCAGTTTATCGACGAATTCAATAATTTCCTCATCGACCGTGATCACCGGCTGCTCACCGAACCGCTCCGGGTCATTTTTAATTTCCGGTATGCGCGCGTAAATCATTTCACCGAATTCCACAGCCGGCGCGAGCTGATCAAACAGACACAATACATGCACCTCTTCTGCCGTCGTCACTTCGAGGCCGTAAAGACAGTGCATTCCGGCAGCAACACAAGCACGATGAAACGCCGGCAGATTGCGCGTGCAGTTATGATCCGTCAGCGCAATGCAATTCATGCCGGCACGCTGCGAGCGCGCCACGATTTCGCGCGGCGACATATCCAGCGACGCGCACGGCGACAGGCAGGAATGAATATGAAAATCAACGAACGCCTTCATTGATAAATCCTAAATTCGAATATCGAAATTCGAAACATTTTTTCTTTCGTGCTTCGTTATTCGTGCGTCGAATTTTACTCGCCGAGGCACTTGGCGAGTTGCACGGTGGTTTTGTACTGATTTTTAGACGAAACAAACAGCGCAATATTTTCTTTGGCGGCAGCTTCGCGAACGTCCTGTTCTACCCTACGTCCGCTGCAGAAAATAATGCCGGATGCACCGGTAAGCGCAGCGACGGCGACCGTGTTTTTATGCGCCTGGATTGTAATCAGAGCGGTACCCTCTTGCATATTTGCCATCACATCGCTGAGGAGATCGGAGGTGTAACCGCCGGTCAGTTCAATTGTGTCCGGCGCCGGCTGTAACAGTTCAAGACCGTCAAATTTCAGTTCATTTACTTTCATCAGAACTCTCCTCTTTCGGGGTTAAATAAACAACCGATTTAACCATCGTTCCCATGTCAATGCCGGACTGGATTTCGAACTCGTCAGACAGGCGTTTAGTGTTTGGCAGACCCATGCCGGCACCGAATCCCTGCGACCGGATCCAGTCGTTCGCGGTCGAAAACCCTTCTGTCATGGATTTTGCAATATCGGGGATGCCGGGACCGAAGTCGTTGGCAGTAATGCGTACGCGGTCACGGTCGATATACAGTGTGAGCGTGCCACCAAGCGAGTGTGCGATGATGTTGATCTCCAGTTCATAACACGCAACGGCGGCGCGGCGGATGATTTTCGGCGGGATATCGCGGGCGCGGAGCTGTTCACGCAGTTCGGCGGATGCCTTGCCGCCGGCGTCGAAGCCATAGCGCGTCAGCCGGTAAACGCGATAAAAAATACAATTATCAGATGACGCCGGCGGTGAAATCTGCCCGCTTTCCGTTTCCATCACAGTAAGCTGGCGCGACAGCTCCTGAATCAGTGCGACGTTGATATTGCGCAGCGTAAGCATGCCGACCAGTTCATTTTTGCGGTTGACTACCGGATAGCGCCGGTAGGGATATTTACTGAATGCCGACATGGCGAATGACAGCGGCTGATCCTCGCTGAGCGTCTGCACGCCGGTGGACATGTGATCGGCAACGGTGTCCTGCATCCAGTCTTGCTCATAGGCATCCATTACGTCGTGTACGGTCACAATGCCGACGACATACCGGTCGTCAACCACCGGCATACCGCTGATCGCATTGCTTTTCATAATCGTTTGCACATCGCGCATCGTACAGTGGCGCGTAACGGCAAACACTTTGCGCGTCATCACATCCCGGATTTTCAGATTCCCGGCGAGCTCTGCAATCCGCAGGGAAATATCCTCTTCCGGCTGAGGAATAGAGGGCGATGCATTCATTCAATTCCCATTACGCGTCCGGTACGGACGCTGGTTCTGAATTTTGTAAGCGGCGTAACAAACAGCGGTACGCCGAGTTTTTCGGCGGCGCGGCCGAGCGCCGGCGGAATCTGTTTGCGGTGGGCAACGATTACGCCGGCAGCACCGATCACTTCGGCGGCGCGCAGGATCTGATCGGAGAGCAGCGAGGTAATTATCAAGGGATCTTCGCCGTCATTCATCAGAATATCGCTGATCAAATCAGAGGCGAAAACATTTTTAAACGTGCGCCCTTCCCAATCTTCCGGCGCATATACAATTTCCGCCGGCAGCGCTTCAATCACAGATTTTAATGTTGTCGACACCTATTGTTCTCCCCTGTTTTCTTCCACAAACTGAATTTGATAAAAGATATTTTCAATCGCCTGCTCCACATTGATATTCTGAATCAGAAACGCATCAGAGCTTCGCAGCGGCACCGGCGCAAAATTAATCACGCCTTTAATACTGGTTTTTTTCAGCGAATCAACAATCGACTGCACAGATGATTCCGGCACCGTCAGCACCGCAACCTGAATCTGGTTTTCAATGATAAAATCTTTCATTTTACTGATGTGGAAAACCGGAATCGGCGCGGTTTCGTTAACCACCGCCGGATCGCTGTCAAAGCCCGCTTCCACGCGAATACGGACGCGCGGGAAGCCGTTATAATTCATCAGCGCCCTGCCCATTTTCCCGCAGCCGACAATGACAATTTTCTGCTTCCGGTCTTTGCCGAGAATCACATTCAGCTTTGTGATCAGCTCATCGATGCGGTAGCCGCCGCGTTTATTGCCGGAAAGCCCGAACAGTGAAAAATCCTTACGCACCAGGGACGAAGAAATTTCCAGTGCATCAGCCAGATTATCCGAAAATACACGGATAAATCCCATATCTTTCATTTTCTGCATCACACCGCGGTATTTTAATAGCCGCTCAATGACAGCCGGTTGAACTTTCATAATTTTGAATCTATCACAAAAAACCGCCGGCGCAAATCCGCAACCAAAAAACACAGCATAAATCAAACAGTTTACAAATTGCAGTTGATCTTCATGAATCTGATTTTTCCGGTTTTGCACCGGCAGGAAATCCTGTAACGTTTCCGGCGTTTATTCTGGGAGAGAGTTTGTGAGTGAAAAATCAGTCTTCAGTATAACGCCGCCCTTTAAAGATCCGGTGCGTGCCAAACTGTTCAGTATGACGCAGGGCGCGTTGGAAAAATTTCTGTATCTGGAGGAGATCAACCGCATTTATATGTGTGCGACAGAAGCCGGCAGAGAATCCGGCGATTTCCCGGGCAACGTGTTGAAAGCGGTGGACATCAGTTATGAGGTAAGCGATGCCGATCTGCAAAACATTCCGGCGACCGGCGGCGGCGTGGTGGTGGCAAATCATCCGTTCGGCGGCATTGAGGGAATTATTCTGCTGCATCTGCTGCGCCGGATTCGTCCGGATGTAAAAATAATTGCAAACTACCTGCTCGGCCGTATGCCGGAAATGAACGAATACAGCATTTATGTGGATCCGTTCGGCACACAGGCGGCAACGAAAAAAAATATCGCCGGCATGAAAGAAGTGATGCGCTGGGTGCAGGACGGACATCTGCTCGCTGTGTTCCCGGCGGGCGAAGTATCCCACATCGATTTACATAAACGCTCGGTCTGCGATCCGGCATGGAGTTCCACCATTGCGCGCATCATTCAGAAAACCGGCGCGCCGGTACTGCCGGTCTTTTTTCAGGGACGCAATGGAAATCTGTTCCAGGTGATGGGGCTGATTCATCCGCGCATCCGCACCGCCATGCTGCCGTATGAACTCGTGCGCAAACGCAGTACGGTTTTTAAAGTCAACATCGGACAGCTCATTCCGTGGAAACGGCTCGCCGAATTTGATACGGATGCACTCACCGATTATCTCCGCTTCCGTACGTACCTGCTGTGCAACCGGCAGTTAAAAGGCAAAACCAAAGTGAAGCCGAAACTTTTTGTGCGTAAACCGGCGAAACAAAAACCGGTGGTCGCGGCGGCAGACAGCGCGGCAGCGGAAGCGGAAGTGGCGGCGCTGCCGGCGGATCAGATTGTGATTGAAAACGACGAGTTTACGGTCTGTCTTGCCCCGGCAGAACAGATCCCAAATCTGCTGCACGAAATCGGGCGGCTGCGTGAAATCACCTTCCGTGCCGTCGGCGAAGGCACCGGACTGCCGACGGATTTAGATAAATTTGACCCCTATTATGCGCATCTGTTTTTATGGAACAAACAGAATAAAGAACTCGCCGGCGCCTATCGTCTGGCATTTACCGATACAGTTCTGCGCGACTACGGTGTCGCCGGATTGTATACTCACACGCTCTTTAACTACCGCGCCAAGCTGCTGGAAAAACTCGGACCGTCAATTGAACTTGGACGTTCATTTATTACACCGGATTATCAAAAAAGTTATTCGCCGTTATTGCTGCTTTGGAAGGGGCTCGCACAGGTGATCTGCCGGAATCCGGAATATAAAAGCCTGTTCGGTCCGGTGAGCATTAATAATGATTATCATTCCGCGTCGCGGCACCTGATGGCGGCATTTTTAAAAATGAATAATTTCCTGCCGGAACTGGCGGCGCTGGTAAAAGCACGCAATCCGTTCCGCTTTAAGCCGGTGAAAAATTTTGATCCGGAAACATTCAGTCAGGCGGTGACGGATGTCGACGAAGTTTCCGCGCTGATCGCCGATATTGAGACGGAACAGAAAGGCGTGCCGGTGCTGCTGCGGCAATATCTGAAACTCGGCGCAAAACTGCTCAGCTTTAATATTGATCCGAATTTCAGCGATGTGCTCGACGGATTGATGTGGGTTGATTTAACGGAAACCAGTCCGAAAATTTTAGACCGGTTCATGGGAAAAGAAGGCACCCGTGTGTTTTTGGAATATCACAACAGGAAGAGTTAACCGCGACTTGGACACGAATGTTTTAAAACCGCTAATTAAAATTTCATTTAAAAATATTCGTGTGAATTCGTGATTGGAAATAAAAATTTAAAAAGGAGAATCTAACTATGAGCAAAGTATTAATTATCGGTGCGGGCGGAGTCAGCGGCGTGGTGGTTCACAAGTGCGCGCAGAATTCAGATGTATTTAACGAAATTGTTTTGGCGAGCCGCACCAAAAGCAAATGCGATGCGATTGCGGCGCAAATCAGCATGCCGGTCAAAACCG of Kiritimatiellales bacterium contains these proteins:
- a CDS encoding type II toxin-antitoxin system Phd/YefM family antitoxin, giving the protein MSITVSAVKARQNLGELLNLVSIRRENVIIERAGKKIAKLVPIDDVPDTLNEPVAEKGYMDGAEKKSKIDFSSIFGTWDDEEYRKVTEAINSARVIEPEMWE
- a CDS encoding redox-sensing transcriptional repressor Rex, with protein sequence MKVQPAVIERLLKYRGVMQKMKDMGFIRVFSDNLADALEISSSLVRKDFSLFGLSGNKRGGYRIDELITKLNVILGKDRKQKIVIVGCGKMGRALMNYNGFPRVRIRVEAGFDSDPAVVNETAPIPVFHISKMKDFIIENQIQVAVLTVPESSVQSIVDSLKKTSIKGVINFAPVPLRSSDAFLIQNINVEQAIENIFYQIQFVEENRGEQ
- a CDS encoding lysophospholipid acyltransferase family protein; this translates as MSEKSVFSITPPFKDPVRAKLFSMTQGALEKFLYLEEINRIYMCATEAGRESGDFPGNVLKAVDISYEVSDADLQNIPATGGGVVVANHPFGGIEGIILLHLLRRIRPDVKIIANYLLGRMPEMNEYSIYVDPFGTQAATKKNIAGMKEVMRWVQDGHLLAVFPAGEVSHIDLHKRSVCDPAWSSTIARIIQKTGAPVLPVFFQGRNGNLFQVMGLIHPRIRTAMLPYELVRKRSTVFKVNIGQLIPWKRLAEFDTDALTDYLRFRTYLLCNRQLKGKTKVKPKLFVRKPAKQKPVVAAADSAAAEAEVAALPADQIVIENDEFTVCLAPAEQIPNLLHEIGRLREITFRAVGEGTGLPTDLDKFDPYYAHLFLWNKQNKELAGAYRLAFTDTVLRDYGVAGLYTHTLFNYRAKLLEKLGPSIELGRSFITPDYQKSYSPLLLLWKGLAQVICRNPEYKSLFGPVSINNDYHSASRHLMAAFLKMNNFLPELAALVKARNPFRFKPVKNFDPETFSQAVTDVDEVSALIADIETEQKGVPVLLRQYLKLGAKLLSFNIDPNFSDVLDGLMWVDLTETSPKILDRFMGKEGTRVFLEYHNRKS
- a CDS encoding PHP domain-containing protein, with the protein product MKAFVDFHIHSCLSPCASLDMSPREIVARSQRAGMNCIALTDHNCTRNLPAFHRACVAAGMHCLYGLEVTTAEEVHVLCLFDQLAPAVEFGEMIYARIPEIKNDPERFGEQPVITVDEEIIEFVDKLLVYAADISYFDLIPMALAAGALCIPAHIDREMYGALNVLGFLPELPYDALEAVNRQMIDKKTAARWPVIQSSDAHAPEHIGRRYTEIDTAGFSVPELREAFLHTLKNH
- a CDS encoding DRTGG domain-containing protein; translated protein: MKVNELKFDGLELLQPAPDTIELTGGYTSDLLSDVMANMQEGTALITIQAHKNTVAVAALTGASGIIFCSGRRVEQDVREAAAKENIALFVSSKNQYKTTVQLAKCLGE
- the trpS gene encoding tryptophan--tRNA ligase — translated: MRILSGIQPSGKLHLGNYFGMMKPALELQNEGEAFLFIADYHALTTVHNAALLREQVKDVALDFLAAGLDPERTAFYRQSDLPEVQELTWLLSVICPMGLLERAHSYKDKVAKGFAASHGLFTYPVLMAADILIVQAGIVPVGRDQKQHVEITRDLAMKFNNEFGETFKIPEPSIRESVAVVPGVDGQKMSKSYGNTLEIFGDPAALKKRVMQIVTDCTPLEDPKNPDACTAFALYKLFASDAEAANLAARYRAGGFGYGTAKKELLAMINDYFTPLRARRAELEKNMDYVEEVLQKGAAKARVEAHKTLKAARKAVGLE
- a CDS encoding CBS domain-containing protein, whose amino-acid sequence is MNASPSIPQPEEDISLRIAELAGNLKIRDVMTRKVFAVTRHCTMRDVQTIMKSNAISGMPVVDDRYVVGIVTVHDVMDAYEQDWMQDTVADHMSTGVQTLSEDQPLSFAMSAFSKYPYRRYPVVNRKNELVGMLTLRNINVALIQELSRQLTVMETESGQISPPASSDNCIFYRVYRLTRYGFDAGGKASAELREQLRARDIPPKIIRRAAVACYELEINIIAHSLGGTLTLYIDRDRVRITANDFGPGIPDIAKSMTEGFSTANDWIRSQGFGAGMGLPNTKRLSDEFEIQSGIDMGTMVKSVVYLTPKEESSDESK